The Bacteroidia bacterium genome includes a region encoding these proteins:
- a CDS encoding PQQ-dependent sugar dehydrogenase, whose amino-acid sequence MKEILVSLLFSILFSYSFSQTERDKVEIPLNDYMVGTSYNYPDQIRRAFVDSATLYLDRRGEVWITSPDKYAALFESRPKGEFSGRTSKLLSVEIFNNIAQAEIEVLIPSIEARFIDLILLKKIEEEWKIISKTATRYSTASSYKGPRQKVLMEGLKKPWSMDFIDANEVILAEKNGELLRINLKTKEKRIIKGFPKDLFTDLLLDVSKYPQGTYPSSEDGKIIRANAGILEVLLDPAFKENRRIYVSYVAEKGDRYALKVIRAILKNDRLTQIETLLNPGPYVPGVYHFGGGMCFGKDGKLYITAGERLFYEHLAKGLPIAQDVSDERGKIYRLNPDGSIPEDNPDFGPDAVKGLYAFGIRAAQGITMHPETGELWFSEHGTIQGDEINLLQAGANYGWPNVTSGRLRSKGYEPPSLENPVYTDPIHYWQQTVAPTGLVFYTGESFPEWKGNLIVPGLSRGSLWRLSLEGNTVKSAEELFTDKHVRLRKAEMGPDGRLYILTSEENGKIIEIVREE is encoded by the coding sequence ATGAAGGAAATCTTAGTCAGTTTACTTTTCTCGATCCTCTTTAGTTATTCCTTTAGCCAAACAGAAAGAGACAAGGTCGAAATTCCCCTCAATGATTATATGGTCGGCACTTCCTATAATTATCCCGATCAAATCCGGCGGGCTTTTGTAGATTCGGCGACCTTATATCTGGACCGAAGAGGAGAAGTCTGGATCACTAGTCCTGATAAATATGCCGCTTTATTTGAAAGCCGCCCAAAAGGGGAATTCAGTGGGAGAACAAGCAAGTTACTTTCTGTCGAAATCTTCAATAACATAGCACAAGCAGAAATCGAAGTTTTGATTCCTTCTATAGAAGCTAGATTTATCGACCTCATTCTGCTGAAAAAAATAGAGGAGGAGTGGAAGATTATTAGCAAAACAGCGACGCGTTACTCAACGGCATCTTCCTATAAAGGACCAAGGCAAAAAGTGCTCATGGAAGGCTTGAAGAAACCCTGGAGCATGGATTTCATTGATGCCAATGAAGTGATCCTGGCAGAGAAAAACGGAGAGCTGCTACGGATCAATCTGAAAACAAAGGAAAAGCGGATCATCAAGGGCTTTCCCAAAGACTTATTTACCGATCTTTTGCTGGATGTGAGTAAATATCCGCAGGGAACCTATCCGAGCAGTGAAGATGGTAAGATCATCCGGGCGAATGCGGGCATATTGGAGGTACTCCTTGATCCGGCCTTTAAAGAGAATCGTCGGATCTATGTTTCTTATGTAGCAGAAAAAGGCGACCGATATGCGCTCAAAGTAATACGAGCCATTTTGAAAAATGACCGATTGACACAAATTGAGACTTTGCTTAATCCCGGCCCTTATGTGCCAGGTGTTTATCATTTTGGAGGCGGCATGTGTTTTGGGAAGGATGGCAAACTCTATATTACGGCGGGCGAAAGGTTGTTCTATGAACATTTGGCCAAAGGATTGCCCATAGCTCAGGATGTAAGCGATGAACGTGGGAAAATTTATCGCCTCAATCCTGATGGAAGTATACCCGAGGATAACCCGGACTTTGGACCAGATGCCGTAAAGGGTCTATATGCATTTGGAATTCGAGCAGCTCAGGGAATCACTATGCATCCGGAAACAGGAGAATTGTGGTTCAGTGAACACGGAACCATACAGGGAGATGAAATCAATCTCTTACAAGCAGGTGCCAATTACGGTTGGCCAAATGTTACGTCAGGAAGACTTCGCTCCAAAGGCTATGAACCTCCTTCTTTAGAAAATCCTGTTTATACAGATCCCATTCACTATTGGCAGCAAACGGTAGCACCTACGGGCCTTGTTTTTTATACAGGTGAAAGTTTTCCCGAGTGGAAAGGAAACCTAATTGTACCCGGTCTTTCGCGAGGCAGTCTTTGGAGGCTGAGTTTGGAGGGAAATACTGTCAAATCCGCCGAGGAACTTTTTACTGATAAGCATGTGAGACTCCGGAAAGCAGAAATGGGTCCGGATGGAAGGCTGTATATCCTGACCAGCGAAGAGAATGGGAAAATCATTGAGATTGTGCGGGAGGAATAA